One window of Saprospiraceae bacterium genomic DNA carries:
- a CDS encoding DUF1801 domain-containing protein has product MKFQDFKFHTVDEMIETLPVEQKEITQLIRSIFLDSGFGLNEKLSYNVPFYSHRKSIGFIWPGAIPWGKKQKEGVELGFSKAYLFPPNNYIQLSNRKQVGIRTIYKIEDIDQIMIRQLLEYAFEIDGLL; this is encoded by the coding sequence ATGAAGTTTCAGGATTTCAAATTTCACACTGTAGATGAAATGATTGAAACCTTGCCCGTTGAACAAAAGGAAATAACGCAATTAATTCGTTCTATTTTTCTGGATTCAGGTTTTGGCTTAAATGAAAAGCTATCGTATAATGTTCCATTTTATTCTCACCGAAAATCAATTGGTTTTATTTGGCCGGGAGCTATTCCATGGGGTAAAAAACAAAAGGAAGGTGTTGAGCTAGGATTTTCAAAAGCCTATCTATTTCCACCAAATAATTATATCCAACTTTCAAACAGAAAACAAGTTGGAATTCGAACGATTTATAAAATTGAAGACATTGATCAAATCATGATTAGGCAATTGCTAGAATATGCATTTGAAATCGATGGTTTGTTATAG
- a CDS encoding DUF4956 domain-containing protein — MFDFSLSDINTDNPSILSVVYALLMSFILATFVSFTYEKTSANNRSPGHFIQSMILGAIIATIVAQAIGDSIGRGLGMLGVLAMIRFRTNISQPRNMIFIFASLALGISCGVFAFNVAFYGTLLFCTLAFLLSISPLKQYIKKSYNLRVTFESVDRTSVNKVFDYLESKNIAANLLRMDTISNLGKIEKECNWEIGQLPTSDELTIVEDLSAIEHVKTVRLSLRSDEEII, encoded by the coding sequence ATGTTTGATTTTTCACTTTCTGATATCAATACAGATAATCCGTCCATTTTATCTGTTGTATATGCATTGCTAATGAGTTTCATATTGGCTACGTTTGTTTCATTTACTTACGAAAAAACGAGCGCCAACAATCGCTCACCCGGTCATTTTATTCAATCCATGATCCTCGGAGCAATCATTGCTACCATCGTCGCACAAGCGATCGGCGATAGTATAGGCCGAGGGCTCGGAATGCTTGGTGTGCTGGCCATGATTCGGTTTAGAACCAATATTTCACAACCAAGAAATATGATTTTTATTTTTGCTTCGCTGGCACTGGGTATCTCGTGCGGAGTCTTTGCGTTCAACGTTGCATTTTATGGCACCCTGCTATTTTGTACCCTTGCCTTTTTATTAAGCATTTCTCCGTTAAAACAATATATCAAAAAATCATACAATTTACGGGTCACCTTTGAATCGGTTGATCGTACTAGTGTTAATAAGGTCTTTGATTATCTAGAATCTAAAAATATAGCTGCAAACTTATTGCGAATGGATACAATATCCAATTTGGGAAAAATTGAAAAGGAATGCAATTGGGAAATTGGACAGCTTCCAACATCCGATGAACTTACCATCGTTGAAGATTTATCTGCTATTGAACATGTTAAAACCGTCAGACTCAGTTTGCGCTCAGACGAAGAAATAATATAA
- a CDS encoding TlpA family protein disulfide reductase, whose amino-acid sequence MPFEAHYGQVHRFKKLPKPVSINLSGTYQVMFTDTTGDSFAAIGEFEQLGTKVKGTFRTETGDFRFLQGEMDSTKLLLSCFDGSHAFLFNATFGGDSLIGKFYSGKHYYANWVAHKTTSPRLRSADSISFTKTPETEFKFKFMTPDSQWVNFEDEAFKDKVKVVQILGSWCPNCRDESEFINKYISDFPNEKLVIVGLAFERKGDPQKVMNRIASYRKSLKLKYPIAYGGIANRDTAANVLGNLNGIFAFPTTLFIDKRNFIYKIHTGFDGPATSQFENYKKEFHETIEFLLNQK is encoded by the coding sequence ATGCCCTTTGAAGCACATTATGGTCAAGTGCACCGTTTTAAAAAACTTCCAAAGCCCGTTTCAATTAATCTAAGTGGAACTTACCAAGTCATGTTTACTGATACAACGGGCGATTCATTTGCAGCAATTGGAGAATTTGAGCAGCTTGGAACTAAGGTTAAGGGAACTTTTAGAACCGAAACCGGTGATTTTCGATTTTTACAAGGTGAAATGGATTCTACAAAATTGCTGTTATCTTGTTTTGATGGGTCACATGCTTTTTTATTTAATGCAACATTTGGAGGTGATAGCTTAATAGGTAAATTCTATTCAGGAAAACATTATTATGCAAATTGGGTCGCGCACAAAACGACATCACCCAGGTTACGAAGTGCCGATTCAATCAGTTTTACAAAAACACCTGAAACAGAGTTTAAATTTAAATTTATGACTCCAGATTCACAATGGGTAAATTTTGAAGATGAAGCGTTCAAAGATAAAGTAAAAGTAGTTCAGATATTAGGATCCTGGTGTCCAAATTGCAGAGACGAATCTGAATTTATAAATAAATACATAAGCGACTTTCCAAATGAAAAATTGGTAATTGTAGGATTGGCTTTTGAGAGAAAAGGAGATCCGCAGAAAGTTATGAATCGGATCGCTTCTTACAGAAAAAGTTTGAAACTAAAATATCCTATTGCCTATGGTGGAATTGCAAATAGAGATACCGCTGCCAATGTATTGGGTAATTTGAATGGGATTTTTGCGTTTCCAACAACCTTATTTATCGACAAACGGAATTTTATTTATAAGATTCATACGGGGTTTGATGGCCCAGCCACATCTCAATTTGAAAATTATAAAAAGGAATTTCATGAAACCATCGAATTTTTACTTAATCAAAAATGA
- a CDS encoding peptidoglycan synthetase produces MSRIHLIAIGGSVMHNLALALHDLGHQVSGSDDQIYEPARSRLSDAGILPAEEGWHASRITPEIDLVILGMHAKAENPELIKSLQLGIPVQSFPQYVGGLFKDKKQLIISGSHGKTTTTSMLMHVFKQLSIPFDYLVGAQLEGFQKMVSISDAPFAIVEGDEYLSSCLDKRSKFDHFDPYIQVITGISWDHFNVFPTLDSYLNTFTNRIQTLNEHAHLVYCKSDPVLNQIATDSSLIATNHPYQACDFKQIGTQVSISISGNWYPLLIFGNHNLENIQAVLTCCQILKLDMDQVGHALQSFKGASKRMELLSNINGQLRYRDFAHAPSKVKAASNALRRHFNTQKILAIVELHTYSSLSKDFLPQYDQALNEMDQAIIYFDHKALEIKNKEALDPEFIKQAFGNDSILVCTTNSSLEQTIHAIQSKFDVIVFMGSGNFGGIELV; encoded by the coding sequence ATGTCAAGAATCCATTTAATTGCCATAGGAGGCAGTGTTATGCATAACCTAGCATTGGCATTGCACGATTTGGGACATCAGGTTTCTGGAAGCGATGATCAAATCTACGAACCTGCCCGTTCAAGATTAAGCGATGCAGGAATATTACCCGCTGAGGAGGGTTGGCACGCGTCCAGAATTACACCTGAAATCGATCTTGTAATCCTCGGAATGCATGCCAAAGCTGAAAATCCTGAATTAATCAAAAGCTTACAATTAGGGATCCCGGTCCAATCGTTCCCCCAATATGTCGGCGGATTGTTTAAAGATAAAAAGCAACTTATCATATCTGGAAGTCATGGCAAAACCACTACTACGTCGATGCTCATGCATGTGTTTAAACAATTAAGCATTCCCTTTGATTATTTGGTGGGTGCACAACTGGAAGGATTTCAAAAGATGGTCTCCATTTCCGATGCACCTTTTGCAATTGTAGAGGGGGACGAATATTTAAGTTCCTGTTTGGACAAAAGGTCTAAATTTGATCATTTTGATCCTTATATACAGGTAATTACAGGGATTTCATGGGATCATTTTAATGTATTTCCAACACTAGATTCCTATTTAAATACTTTTACAAATCGGATTCAAACCTTAAATGAACATGCACATTTAGTGTATTGCAAATCGGATCCTGTTTTAAATCAAATAGCTACTGATTCATCGTTAATTGCCACAAATCATCCTTATCAGGCTTGTGATTTTAAACAAATTGGAACCCAGGTGTCAATTTCAATTTCTGGAAATTGGTACCCTTTATTAATTTTTGGCAATCACAATCTGGAGAATATTCAGGCGGTTTTAACCTGTTGTCAAATTCTTAAATTGGATATGGATCAGGTCGGTCATGCGTTACAAAGTTTCAAAGGAGCTTCCAAACGCATGGAATTACTGAGCAACATCAATGGTCAGCTCCGATACCGCGATTTTGCACATGCACCTTCAAAAGTTAAAGCAGCGTCCAATGCACTCAGACGCCATTTTAATACCCAAAAAATTCTAGCCATTGTTGAATTGCATACGTATAGCAGTCTATCAAAAGATTTTCTACCTCAATATGATCAAGCATTAAATGAAATGGATCAAGCCATAATCTATTTTGACCATAAAGCATTGGAAATTAAGAACAAAGAAGCCTTAGATCCTGAATTTATCAAACAGGCTTTTGGTAATGATTCTATTCTGGTATGTACTACCAATTCCAGCCTGGAACAGACGATACATGCTATCCAATCCAAATTTGACGTGATTGTCTTTATGGGTAGCGGAAATTTTGGTGGAATCGAATTGGTTTAA
- a CDS encoding pyruvate dehydrogenase complex E1 component subunit beta — protein MSRLITLRDALREAMSEEMRRDPNVFLMGEEVAQYNGAYKVSKGMLDEFGPKRVIDTPIAELGFAGIGVGAAMNGLRPIIEFMTWNFAVLAFDQIVNNAAKTLSQSSGEFGCPIVFRGPSGAAGQLAQQHSQTFESWLGNCPGLKVISTIDPYDSKGLMKAAIRDDNPICFMESESYYGLQGEVPEEEYLIEIGKAAIRKAGTDITIVSFNKMMEVIKQAAVELEKEGISAEIIDLRTIRPMDYDTVIQSVKKTNRLIVVDESWPFAGISAELAYVVQKRAFDYLDAPVARINSADTSLGYAPTMVTEYLPNADRVVKCAKELLYIVK, from the coding sequence ATGAGTAGGTTGATCACATTGCGAGATGCTTTAAGAGAGGCTATGAGCGAAGAAATGAGGAGAGATCCCAATGTATTTTTAATGGGGGAGGAAGTAGCTCAATATAATGGGGCTTATAAAGTAAGCAAAGGAATGTTGGATGAGTTTGGTCCCAAACGTGTGATTGATACCCCCATTGCTGAATTGGGATTTGCTGGTATCGGAGTGGGTGCAGCCATGAATGGTTTGCGACCTATTATTGAATTTATGACTTGGAATTTTGCTGTGCTTGCCTTTGATCAGATTGTAAATAATGCGGCCAAGACCTTATCTCAATCTTCCGGAGAATTTGGTTGCCCTATTGTTTTTAGAGGTCCGAGTGGTGCAGCAGGCCAATTAGCTCAACAGCACAGCCAAACTTTTGAAAGTTGGTTGGGAAATTGTCCTGGTTTAAAGGTGATTTCGACTATCGATCCATATGATTCCAAAGGTTTGATGAAAGCTGCCATTCGGGATGATAATCCCATTTGTTTTATGGAATCGGAATCCTATTATGGACTACAAGGAGAGGTTCCGGAAGAAGAATACCTAATTGAAATAGGAAAGGCTGCAATCCGAAAAGCTGGAACAGATATTACCATTGTTTCTTTTAATAAAATGATGGAGGTGATCAAACAAGCAGCCGTAGAATTAGAAAAGGAAGGAATATCTGCTGAAATTATTGATTTGAGAACCATCAGACCAATGGATTATGATACCGTAATTCAATCGGTCAAGAAAACAAATCGATTAATTGTGGTAGATGAAAGCTGGCCGTTTGCAGGAATTTCTGCCGAATTAGCCTATGTGGTTCAAAAACGAGCTTTTGATTATCTTGACGCTCCCGTCGCAAGAATCAATTCTGCCGATACCTCTCTGGGTTATGCACCCACCATGGTAACTGAATATTTACCAAATGCTGACCGGGTCGTAAAATGTGCTAAAGAACTTTTGTACATCGTAAAATAA
- the mnmD gene encoding tRNA (5-methylaminomethyl-2-thiouridine)(34)-methyltransferase MnmD — translation MGERSVIQTNDGSSSVLDSFWNASFHSVHGALTESNHVYINSGLSQFQNSLEPVRIFEFGFGTGLNTFLSFIYGLKHDISIEYTAIDSHILENDLVSLLDYPKHPLLLPFSDFFFLIHQHEWNKPIQLSQGFRLNKIKSDWTAYVPNEPIEYDLVFFDAFGPEVQPELWDFHSLQKVYSMMKQGGIFCTYCAKGSVKRLLKQIGFKLESLPGPPGKREISRAIKL, via the coding sequence ATGGGAGAACGAAGTGTAATTCAAACAAACGATGGCAGTTCATCTGTTTTAGACTCCTTCTGGAATGCCAGTTTCCATTCTGTTCATGGGGCACTTACCGAAAGCAATCACGTTTATATTAATTCAGGATTAAGCCAGTTTCAAAATTCTTTGGAACCGGTTCGAATATTTGAGTTCGGTTTTGGCACCGGATTAAATACTTTCTTAAGTTTTATTTATGGCCTCAAACATGACATTTCTATAGAGTATACTGCAATTGATTCCCACATTTTGGAAAATGACTTGGTTTCCCTATTGGATTATCCAAAACATCCATTGCTCCTTCCGTTTTCAGATTTCTTTTTTTTGATTCATCAACATGAATGGAACAAACCCATACAATTAAGTCAAGGCTTTCGTTTAAATAAAATTAAATCAGATTGGACTGCTTATGTTCCTAATGAACCTATTGAATACGATTTAGTGTTTTTCGATGCTTTTGGCCCTGAAGTACAGCCAGAATTATGGGATTTCCATTCACTGCAAAAGGTTTATAGCATGATGAAACAAGGTGGTATATTTTGTACCTACTGCGCAAAAGGCTCAGTTAAACGATTGCTAAAGCAAATTGGATTTAAGCTTGAATCACTTCCCGGGCCTCCAGGAAAGCGGGAAATAAGCCGGGCGATTAAATTGTAA
- a CDS encoding pseudouridine synthase gives MSQFSKEQHDQKSLKDYLNVPVDVYPVGRLDKDSEGLLLLTNDPSVNSKILHPSNKLPKTYWVQIEGKPDKLKLQKLQSGVKIRIDGSLYLVKALTIRMLEPDPVVPPRDPPIRFRKTVPDSWIEISIDEGKNRQVRRMLAAIGYPVLRLIRISIAKIQLLDLKPGTSKEILKSELIASLK, from the coding sequence ATGTCTCAATTTTCTAAAGAACAACATGACCAAAAAAGCCTCAAGGACTACTTAAATGTACCAGTTGACGTCTACCCTGTTGGCCGATTGGATAAGGATAGTGAAGGCCTCTTGTTATTAACAAATGACCCATCGGTCAATTCAAAAATCTTGCATCCGAGCAATAAGCTTCCAAAAACCTATTGGGTTCAGATTGAAGGCAAACCAGATAAACTGAAACTTCAAAAATTACAATCAGGAGTAAAAATTAGAATAGATGGGAGTCTTTATTTAGTTAAAGCTCTTACTATCAGGATGTTAGAACCTGATCCAGTTGTTCCACCAAGAGATCCACCTATCCGATTCAGAAAAACAGTTCCGGATAGTTGGATTGAAATCAGTATTGATGAAGGTAAAAATCGTCAAGTAAGGCGCATGCTTGCAGCAATCGGATATCCTGTTTTGAGGCTGATCCGGATTTCAATAGCAAAAATACAACTGCTTGATTTAAAGCCAGGTACTTCTAAAGAGATCCTTAAAAGTGAACTGATCGCTAGCCTTAAATAG
- a CDS encoding SDR family NAD(P)-dependent oxidoreductase yields MKTVLITGASSGIGKACAQVFAKAGVQNLILCGRRIERLKALKTALLTDNALEIHLLSFDIRSFTECEQALNSLPKEMDPVDVLINNAGLAKGLDYIHEGKLEDWETMLDTNIKGLLYITKLVTGEMVNRKSGHIINICSTAGKEVYPKGNVYCASKFAVDALTKAIRQDLVSFGIRVSQVAPGHVEDTEFALNRFDGDTEQSKIYNDFNPLKAVDVAEAIYFIASRPAHVNIQDVLMMGTQQASSTLINRSGRTFDV; encoded by the coding sequence ATGAAGACCGTATTAATTACAGGAGCCAGTTCTGGTATAGGTAAAGCTTGTGCGCAGGTATTTGCGAAAGCTGGCGTTCAAAATCTCATACTTTGTGGACGTAGAATTGAACGTCTCAAAGCTTTAAAGACAGCCTTATTAACTGACAATGCTTTAGAAATCCATTTACTTTCATTTGATATCAGGTCGTTTACTGAATGCGAACAAGCATTAAACTCCTTGCCTAAAGAAATGGATCCAGTAGATGTGTTGATTAATAATGCAGGGTTAGCCAAAGGTTTAGATTACATACATGAAGGAAAGCTTGAGGATTGGGAGACCATGCTGGATACAAATATTAAAGGTTTGTTGTATATTACTAAATTGGTAACCGGTGAAATGGTGAATCGCAAATCAGGACATATAATAAATATTTGCTCAACTGCTGGGAAAGAAGTCTATCCCAAAGGCAATGTTTATTGTGCAAGTAAATTTGCTGTTGATGCATTGACAAAAGCCATCAGGCAAGATTTAGTTTCTTTTGGCATTCGTGTGAGTCAAGTTGCACCTGGACATGTTGAAGATACTGAGTTTGCTTTAAACCGTTTTGATGGCGATACTGAACAATCCAAGATTTACAATGATTTCAATCCGTTAAAGGCTGTAGATGTTGCAGAAGCAATTTATTTTATAGCAAGCAGACCGGCACATGTCAATATTCAGGATGTCCTTATGATGGGAACTCAACAAGCTTCTTCTACATTAATAAATCGCAGTGGCAGAACATTTGATGTTTAG
- a CDS encoding ribonucleoside-diphosphate reductase subunit alpha, with protein MQVLKRNGKREEVSFDKITARVKKLCYGLDSNFVDPIEISKKVIQGIFDGVTTSDLDNLAAETSASLATIHPDYAILAARIAVSNLHKNTNKSFSETMELLYNYIDPMTNQKAGLISDETIQVIRSNADKLDSAIIYDRDYSFDYFGFKTLERSYLLKANKKVVERPQHLLMRAAIGIHGLEIDTAIETYNLMSEKWFVHATPTLFNAGTPKPQLSSCFLLSMVDDSISGIFETLSRCAKISQSAGGIGLSIHNIRAKGSYIKGTGGSSNGIIPMLRVFNDTARYVDQGGGKRKGAFAIYIEPWHADIMDFLELKKNHGKEEMRARDLFYALWIPDLFMERVVADKEWSLFCPNEAPKLYDTYGEEFEALYHQYESEGRARKIVRAQDLWYQICQSQIETGTPYILYKDACNKKSNQKNLGTIRSSNLCTEIIEYTAPDEVAVCNLASISLPKFIENNTFDFNKLVEVTRVITRNLNRIIDINYYPIPEARNSNFRHRPIGIGVQGLADAFILMRMPFDSEAARQLNREIFETIYYAAVSESCELAKKHGAYETFPGSPMSQGIFQFDMWGVEPDTNRWDWNALRNEVMKHGIRNSLLLAPMPTASTSQILGNNECFEPYTSNFYTRRTLSGEYIVINKHLLEDLVKLGLWNQEMKEMIMFNNGSIQNIPSIPTKLKELYKTVWELSQKSIIDMAADRGAFICQSQSLNLFLENASVNKLGSMHFYGWKKGLKTGMYYLRTKSAVDPIKFTLSEKHQKKFVEVTEQVEIIEIKPEMVNNLSSLKSEKLQEMFAATETEQQLIEGQSCSMEEGCITCQG; from the coding sequence ATGCAAGTACTCAAACGTAACGGCAAACGCGAAGAAGTCAGTTTTGATAAAATAACCGCTCGTGTAAAAAAACTTTGCTATGGGCTAGATAGCAATTTTGTAGATCCAATAGAAATTTCAAAAAAAGTAATACAAGGAATTTTTGATGGAGTCACAACCTCAGACTTAGACAATCTGGCAGCAGAAACTTCTGCGAGCCTGGCTACAATACATCCGGATTATGCGATACTTGCAGCCCGAATTGCCGTATCAAATCTTCATAAAAATACCAATAAGTCATTTTCTGAAACGATGGAATTGCTTTACAATTACATCGATCCTATGACAAATCAAAAAGCTGGATTAATCAGTGATGAAACCATTCAAGTGATCCGTAGCAATGCGGATAAATTGGATTCAGCTATTATTTATGATCGCGACTATAGTTTTGACTATTTTGGTTTTAAAACACTGGAACGTTCTTACTTATTAAAAGCGAATAAGAAAGTAGTAGAACGGCCACAACATCTGTTAATGCGTGCTGCAATCGGTATTCATGGTTTAGAAATCGATACCGCCATTGAAACCTATAATCTGATGTCAGAGAAATGGTTTGTCCACGCTACACCCACACTATTTAATGCAGGCACTCCAAAACCTCAATTGTCATCCTGCTTTCTTTTAAGTATGGTAGATGATTCCATCTCTGGTATTTTTGAAACATTAAGCCGTTGTGCAAAAATCTCTCAATCCGCCGGAGGAATTGGTCTAAGCATTCATAACATCCGTGCAAAAGGCAGCTATATAAAGGGCACTGGTGGAAGTTCAAATGGAATTATTCCGATGCTTCGGGTCTTTAATGATACGGCTCGTTACGTAGATCAGGGAGGCGGTAAACGCAAAGGAGCATTCGCAATTTACATCGAGCCATGGCATGCCGATATTATGGACTTTCTCGAACTCAAAAAGAATCATGGAAAAGAAGAAATGCGTGCACGCGATTTATTCTATGCATTGTGGATTCCTGATTTATTTATGGAACGGGTTGTTGCAGACAAAGAATGGTCTCTATTTTGTCCAAACGAAGCGCCAAAACTTTATGATACCTATGGCGAAGAATTTGAAGCACTGTATCATCAATATGAGTCCGAAGGACGCGCACGAAAAATTGTACGCGCACAAGACCTCTGGTATCAAATATGCCAAAGTCAGATAGAAACCGGAACCCCTTATATTTTATATAAAGACGCTTGTAATAAAAAATCGAATCAGAAAAATTTAGGTACAATTCGTTCGTCAAATCTTTGTACAGAAATTATTGAATACACTGCTCCTGACGAAGTAGCCGTTTGTAATCTCGCTTCTATATCCTTACCAAAATTCATTGAAAACAACACCTTTGATTTTAATAAACTCGTAGAAGTAACCCGGGTAATCACTCGAAATTTAAATCGAATCATCGATATCAATTATTATCCGATTCCTGAAGCTCGTAATTCAAATTTTCGCCACCGTCCAATTGGTATAGGCGTGCAAGGTCTAGCCGATGCGTTTATTCTAATGCGAATGCCATTTGACAGTGAAGCCGCACGACAATTAAATCGGGAAATTTTTGAAACCATTTATTATGCGGCAGTAAGTGAAAGTTGTGAATTGGCTAAAAAACATGGGGCCTATGAAACATTTCCAGGTTCGCCTATGAGCCAGGGTATATTTCAATTTGATATGTGGGGTGTAGAACCAGATACAAATCGTTGGGATTGGAATGCATTGCGCAATGAGGTAATGAAACATGGAATTCGAAATAGTTTATTACTTGCTCCGATGCCAACTGCTAGTACCTCACAAATCCTTGGTAATAACGAATGCTTTGAACCATACACTTCAAACTTTTACACTCGAAGAACCTTATCTGGTGAATATATCGTGATCAATAAACATCTTTTGGAAGATCTGGTTAAACTCGGACTTTGGAATCAAGAAATGAAAGAGATGATCATGTTTAATAATGGTTCAATTCAAAACATACCTTCCATTCCAACTAAATTGAAAGAGCTGTATAAAACGGTTTGGGAGCTGAGCCAAAAATCGATCATCGATATGGCAGCAGATCGTGGAGCTTTTATTTGCCAAAGCCAAAGTCTTAATTTATTCCTTGAAAATGCATCGGTTAATAAATTGGGTTCAATGCATTTCTATGGTTGGAAAAAAGGATTAAAAACAGGCATGTATTACTTGCGAACCAAATCAGCAGTCGATCCGATTAAATTTACTTTGAGTGAGAAACACCAAAAGAAATTTGTAGAAGTGACTGAGCAAGTTGAAATTATTGAAATTAAGCCTGAAATGGTCAACAATCTTTCAAGTCTTAAGTCCGAAAAACTCCAGGAAATGTTTGCAGCCACCGAAACAGAGCAACAACTTATAGAAGGCCAGAGCTGTAGCATGGAGGAAGGCTGTATTACATGCCAGGGCTAA